One genomic segment of Coffea arabica cultivar ET-39 chromosome 6e, Coffea Arabica ET-39 HiFi, whole genome shotgun sequence includes these proteins:
- the LOC113695987 gene encoding non-specific lipid-transfer protein 1 yields MAKHGGLACFALVILCMAVLVVPHAEAITCGQVSGAVGPCINYVRNGGVVPPSCCGGIRSLVGAAKTPADRRTACGCLKAAAARIPGLNPGLAAGLPGKCGVRVPFPISTSVDCSRVN; encoded by the exons ATGGCAAAGCACGGTGGACTTGCTTGTTTTGCTCTAGTCATCTTGTGCATGGCAGTCTTGGTTGTGCCCCATGCGGAGGCCATAACATGCGGCCAAGTATCGGGCGCGGTGGGGCCGTGCATTAACTACGTAAGGAATGGTGGAGTAGTGCCACCTAGTTGTTGCGGTGGGATTAGGTCCCTCGTCGGGGCTGCCAAGACACCTGCTGATCGGAGAACTGCTTGCGGTTGCTTGAAGGCAGCTGCTGCAAGAATTCCGGGCCTCAACCCTGGCCTCGCTGCTGGACTCCCGGGCAAATGTGGCGTCAGGGTTCCTTTTCCAATCAGCACCAGCGTCGACTGCTCCAG GGTGAattga